A single window of uncultured Fibrobacter sp. DNA harbors:
- a CDS encoding type I 3-dehydroquinate dehydratase encodes MPLDSAKHLVGLVSPHVLSAAEADPISPVVMDLQACDMLEIRYDWFEKGSWASLSARVRKIAPNSEQIGTVRLVRDGGTFPDDSVAERPALWASIFAAAEVPEWMDLERDCLHNYGDLDELAKPRGTRIIVSEHNFVRIPTLLELKKLAQDAQRVKAAGLKIAAMSNGATDCQRLYQFASKNAKNFEMFAAFGMGESGKPSRIWSLHEGANLTYGSIEVGAAPGQIDVVTMRKALDTFDNFNSENDILAFLNKFE; translated from the coding sequence ATGCCACTCGATTCAGCAAAACACCTGGTCGGGCTTGTGAGCCCGCATGTCCTTTCCGCCGCCGAGGCCGACCCTATCAGCCCGGTAGTCATGGACCTCCAGGCCTGCGACATGCTCGAAATCCGCTACGACTGGTTCGAGAAAGGCTCTTGGGCCAGCCTCTCCGCCCGTGTCCGCAAGATTGCCCCGAATTCCGAACAAATTGGCACCGTCCGTCTTGTCCGCGACGGCGGGACATTCCCCGACGATTCCGTCGCGGAACGACCCGCCCTATGGGCCTCCATCTTCGCCGCCGCCGAAGTCCCGGAATGGATGGACCTGGAACGCGACTGCCTCCACAACTACGGCGACCTGGACGAGCTTGCCAAACCCCGCGGCACGCGCATCATCGTCTCGGAGCACAACTTTGTACGCATTCCGACTCTCCTGGAGTTGAAAAAGCTCGCGCAGGACGCCCAGCGGGTCAAGGCCGCAGGGCTCAAGATTGCCGCCATGAGCAACGGAGCCACGGATTGCCAGCGGCTTTACCAGTTCGCAAGCAAGAACGCAAAAAATTTTGAAATGTTCGCCGCCTTCGGCATGGGCGAATCCGGCAAGCCTTCCCGAATTTGGTCGCTCCACGAAGGCGCAAACCTCACCTACGGGTCTATCGAAGTGGGTGCTGCCCCCGGCCAGATCGATGTTGTCACCATGAGGAAGGCCCTGGACACTTTTGATAATTTTAATTCTGAAAACGACATATTGGCGTTTTTGAACAAATTTGAGTAA
- a CDS encoding PTS sugar transporter subunit IIA produces the protein MRLSERFVDNCILINSASQTKEAILNELVDTLCSAYKLEHRDEIFEAVWNREKSRSTGIGCGLAVPHAKIDYVDRMCMVAATVEKGLDFESFDGEPVYLIILIVSPGNTVGPHLKALSSVSRLLADGTVRKDLIESKTPSEFLTILRAAEDKFL, from the coding sequence ATGAGACTTTCCGAAAGATTTGTTGACAACTGCATCTTGATCAACTCTGCCAGCCAAACCAAAGAGGCTATCCTCAACGAGCTGGTGGACACGCTCTGCAGTGCCTACAAACTGGAACACCGCGACGAAATATTCGAGGCCGTATGGAACCGCGAAAAGAGCCGTTCCACCGGTATCGGTTGCGGTCTTGCGGTGCCGCACGCGAAAATCGACTATGTCGATCGCATGTGCATGGTGGCCGCCACCGTCGAGAAGGGTCTTGATTTCGAATCCTTCGACGGAGAACCGGTCTACCTCATTATCCTTATCGTAAGCCCGGGCAACACTGTGGGCCCGCACCTCAAGGCGCTCTCCTCCGTAAGCCGCCTGCTTGCCGACGGAACCGTGCGCAAGGACCTCATCGAGTCGAAAACCCCGTCCGAGTTCCTTACCATCCTCCGCGCCGCCGAAGATAAGTTTTTGTAG